Genomic segment of Methanosarcina vacuolata Z-761:
TGTTGGATCACAAATCTTATAAAGTATCTTTACGGTTAATTATGATTTTTCTAATAACCTCTTCTATCTGGTATCTGGCTCAGTATTCCTTAACAAAAAATGCCATTGAGATTCTTGAACAAGCAGAAAATAGTCTTCTCATGAAAAGTTCAGGTGATACAACATTGACCGTAGCAACGGGATATCTTAATAAACTGGGTTATCTCACAGCAGTAAAGTCATTGATAATTATGACATTTGATGAATTAATGTACTATATTTTGTCATTCATTTCAATTTTTATTATTTTTAAAAATCCAAAAAAAGATTTTGAGGACCTGAAGCCGGTTTCTTTATGCTTTATCTCTGGTAGCATTTTCTATATCTTTCTGTTTATCTCTTCTCGTGCTCATACTCCATACAGATTCATTAATTTAGACGCAAATATGATATTTGCACCCCTGCTGTTAGGATACTTTATGGTTTTTTTGAATAAACAATACAGAAAAGTTCTAAATCTCATTATTATTATATCTGTGATCACCGCGATTGCTTCATTATATCAATCTCCAATTACCACGTACCCAAATGATCAGTTCACTGCTTATGATATCTCCGGAGGAAAATGGCTATTGGATTCTAAGAGTGAAGAGATACCTACAATTACATTACTGAGTCCTTTAAATCGGTATTCCTCTCTTATCTACGGTTCAAAATATTCTTTTCTTCATAAGTCCTCAGTTAGACCCTGGTCCAGTTTTCCAGCGGATGCAAGTTCGTTTGAAACTGGTATTTTTCCAGCTAACAATACTCAATATTTTTCAATAACACAGTATGAAAAACAAGCCTATTCCACAGTATGGAAAGATATTGGACAATTTAATGAAAGTCATCTAACTTCAATCAATTCTTGTAAAAATGTATACCATATATATAATAATCAGGAATTTTCAACTTATCTTATAAGACCCTGTGAACTACCACGAAACTAAAGACTTCGGGGTTTTACGCTTTGATCTATAAAGAAGAGACTAATTTCATTTACTAAATATTTTTATTTCGTACTGCTTTTAATATTTAGTTTAAGTCTGTGTTTTATAGCAGAAGGAATCATAGACATTACCATTTGATATTCGGCATTTCCTTTAGTAAAGGTCCATATGCTACCTATATATACTATTGTTACAGCGATTCCAGATATAATCAAGGCTCCAAACCCTGAAATCGGTACAAAAAAATTAATAAACCTGCAAGAACCCGCTATTATAAACACTGCTAAGAACCCAGGAAGCATGGAACTCACAAAAGTGGTTCTTGGAATTCCAAGGACCTTAGTAGCATACCAGGGAATAAAAAGTGCATTTTTAAGGGTTAATACAATCGCTCCTGCAATTGCAACACCATAATATCCCCAGCCAGTGAGGAGCGGAAGCATTATTTCCAGTAAAAAATTGCCTATTCCCATACAAAATGTGACAATTCCTGGAACTCGTACCTTGTTGTATGCAACGTTGATATCAAAGAGAAGCATTACTGGAAGATTAATTGCAAGGTGAGACAGCATTATTAACATGAGTGGCGAGAGTTTTACAAATTCAGGGCCTACCCAGAGGGAAAGGAGTTGTGGAGCAAAACCACAGATAAATCCAATTGGAAGAGCAAGTGCAAACCCTGTAAGTTTTATGGCACTTTTTGATAAACTTATAAGGTCTTCAATTCTGCCCCTTATATAGTAATTTAAAATCACCGGTGTAAGTATATTTATAAACACACCTGCAATAGTGCGTAGCATTGAACTCCATGTAAAGGCTATTGAGTATTCTCCACCTGCAAGAGTACCAAATAATTTGGTTACAATTATAAGATCTATCTGGAGAAACAGAAGAGAACCGATCTGACTAATGATGACCCAGCCTGCCATCCCTGAAATTTCCTTTACTTTTGATCTGCAAAAGTCTTTTATATTTATCTTAAGATGAGGGTTTATCCTGCATGAGAAAAAGACAGTAAGAGCAAAGGCAATTATGGCAGCGATCAGATAAGCTAACCCTATGTAAGCAAGATTTGGAGAATATAACTTAAATAATAGTACTATTAGGCCAACCTGAACAAGAATATTTATGGCATTTATTATGTTTAGAAAGTCAAGTCTATTGTAGGCGAAAATAGAAACTCCAAAATTACTGCCCCAGGCCCGCAATAGGAAGGCACTTAGAACTCCAAGAAAAAGGAGTCTCGTAGTATTTTCCTGGTTTGACGGAACTTCAAAAAAGGAAGGAGAATAATACGATAGTAGAACTACTACAGGAAACATGAGTAGAATAATTCCAAGTGTTCCAAATAGAGCAGTGTTAAAGGTCACATTTGCTTTTTTAAACTCTTTTTTCTGTAATTCAATCGTTATAGGTCTTGAAACTGAGGTATTAAGTGATACCATAATTAAATTTACATAAGCTGTAAAAGATGTCGCTAGTGGGATCATTGCATAGCTCGCAACACCAAGTGAATTAATAAAATATGGTACTAAGAATAGCCCACTAGCGAGGTTGACTATAAAATATAAAATATTGGTTATGAGATTCTTAGGCACTTGCTTGCTGAAGACATCCTGAGGCTCTCTTGAATTTAACATTCTTACCTTCATTTTCTAGGCTTAACTAGCAGCAGTTTTTGATTTTTGGCCAAATATGCCAAAATTTGAGAAATGACCCGAATAATTAAACAGCCTGAGAAGTCCTGTAATACAGAACAGAATCAAATAATTTCCATGATCTTAAAAATGGCAATTCCAATAAAACTAAAAGTCAAAGGAATAATTGCAATAGTAAATGAACATTTAACATCTTTGTTCCATTTATCGGTTGCAGCTATAATCTCCATTAAAGACAAAAGTAGTAAAAGCTCGATAATAACTGCACCCCAATACTCAGGAAGACCAATTGTTGCAACAGTAATGGGCGTGATGATTGTTAGCATAAAGATTCCTTTGCGAGTTATGCGATGATCCCACTAAAAAGTGGATATAACAAAATAACGATCCATATTGGATTAATAACAGATCATTAAGTTAACTTATTACAAATTATAAAAACTTTTCCTCATAAAGTCAGATTTGAAAATATATAGTCTTTTCTGGTTAATTTAATTAAAACTTGTGTTTTGTGTATTGATATGAATTTTTTTGCAAAGTTAGACTAATTTTATATTATTACTGATATTTTGGTGTTTTTAAAGATAAATTAAAATGTGGTATTAACCAGCTAATGAATCACAACTAGTTTAGTTATTTAGAGTTTATATTCATTTATTTTAATTTTTAAATTGTAATTTTAATAAATATGCAAATTTGTTCATAATTTTACATATATTCAATAAGAGTATTAAATATTTTTCTTTTTTGTACACTTCACTTAATTTAGACGGATATGAATTTCTACTTAAATATATTTCTATAAATTGAAACAGTTAAATATTTTATTGCATATCTTTCGATTGTGAGTCAGGGGGGACATACAGATGAGTAGTGAGTCTAGTGTTAGTAACAAATACGAATACGTAACTTTGAGTAATTATTCGCAAACAATGCGCACGACTACTCAACAGATCTCAGTAATTCTTCCTGCATATAACGAAGAAATTCCCATAGGAAGCATGGTTCACCTCACTAAATTGTATGCAGACAAAGTTATCGTGGTCGATGATGGCAGCTTGGATCGTACAGCTGAGGTTGCCAGGAACGCTGGAGCTGAGGTAATTGTTCATGAGATAAATAAAGGAAAGGGAGTTGCTCTTAAAACCGGTTTTGAAATCGCAGTCATGCTGGGTGCTGACATAATTGTAACGATGGACTCCGATGGCCAACATAATCCTGCCGAAATCCCGAAATTAGTGGCTCCAATAATTAAAGGCGAAGCTGAGATGGTAAACGGCAGCAGATACTTAAATGGCCTGGAAAAAAGCACTCCTGCATACCGTCGCATTGGCCAGACCATCTTGGATAAGTTCACTAACATAAATTCAGGCCTTAAGATCACAGATTCACAGAGCGGCTTTCGTGCCTTTGC
This window contains:
- a CDS encoding lipopolysaccharide biosynthesis protein, encoding MKVRMLNSREPQDVFSKQVPKNLITNILYFIVNLASGLFLVPYFINSLGVASYAMIPLATSFTAYVNLIMVSLNTSVSRPITIELQKKEFKKANVTFNTALFGTLGIILLMFPVVVLLSYYSPSFFEVPSNQENTTRLLFLGVLSAFLLRAWGSNFGVSIFAYNRLDFLNIINAINILVQVGLIVLLFKLYSPNLAYIGLAYLIAAIIAFALTVFFSCRINPHLKINIKDFCRSKVKEISGMAGWVIISQIGSLLFLQIDLIIVTKLFGTLAGGEYSIAFTWSSMLRTIAGVFINILTPVILNYYIRGRIEDLISLSKSAIKLTGFALALPIGFICGFAPQLLSLWVGPEFVKLSPLMLIMLSHLAINLPVMLLFDINVAYNKVRVPGIVTFCMGIGNFLLEIMLPLLTGWGYYGVAIAGAIVLTLKNALFIPWYATKVLGIPRTTFVSSMLPGFLAVFIIAGSCRFINFFVPISGFGALIISGIAVTIVYIGSIWTFTKGNAEYQMVMSMIPSAIKHRLKLNIKSSTK
- a CDS encoding glycosyltransferase family 2 protein, encoding MSSESSVSNKYEYVTLSNYSQTMRTTTQQISVILPAYNEEIPIGSMVHLTKLYADKVIVVDDGSLDRTAEVARNAGAEVIVHEINKGKGVALKTGFEIAVMLGADIIVTMDSDGQHNPAEIPKLVAPIIKGEAEMVNGSRYLNGLEKSTPAYRRIGQTILDKFTNINSGLKITDSQSGFRAFAASTIGNFRFNAQGMAIESEMLADAGSAGLRIKEVSIGVRYDVDGSTKKPVSHGLEVLLAIIKDMVFKKNT